One window of the Procambarus clarkii isolate CNS0578487 chromosome 27, FALCON_Pclarkii_2.0, whole genome shotgun sequence genome contains the following:
- the LOC138369084 gene encoding circumsporozoite protein-like, whose amino-acid sequence MAGGGSEEGEMAGGGSGEGEMARGGSEEGEMARGGSEEGEMARGGSEEGEMARGGSEEGEMARGGSEEGEMARGGSGEGEMAGGGSEEGEMAGGGSEEGEMAGGGSGEEEMAGGGSEEEEMAGGGSEEGEMAGGGSGEGEMARGG is encoded by the exons atggctgggggcgggtcagaggagggagagatggctgggggcgggtcaggggagggagagatggctcGGGGCGGGTCAGAGGAGGGAGAGATGGCTCGGGGCGGGTCAGAGGAGGGAGAGATGGCTCGGGGCGGGTCAGAGGAGGGAGAGATGGCTCGGGGCGGGTCAGAGGAGGGAGAGATGGCTCGGGGCGGGTCAGAGGAGGGAGAGATGGCTCGGGGCGGGtcaggggagggagagatggctggGGGCGGGTCAGAGGAGGGAGAGATGGCTGGGGGCGGGTCAGAGGAGGGAGAGATGGCTGGGGGCGGGTCAGGGGAGGAAGAGATGGCTGGGGGCGGGTCAGAGGAGGAAGAGATGGCTGGGGGCGGGTCAGAGGAGGGAGAGATGGCTGGGGGCGGGtcaggggagggagagatggctcGGGGCGg GTGA